A single Drosophila miranda strain MSH22 chromosome XR, D.miranda_PacBio2.1, whole genome shotgun sequence DNA region contains:
- the LOC108165373 gene encoding uncharacterized protein LOC108165373 produces MIRSAVSSKMWRLPVFVLWIALQSTSFSHVTFTNLKCSSLDEKFMEFSTCQIKAVNRSHKYLDIYTKIHQLPINTAWVKVKFMKFDNGYKPFFIDLSYDACKFMRNKKKHPIALMFFRSFVNNTNLNHTCPYDHDIFVDKLYTGELEMEFSRLIPIPSGDYAIFTEWSSENTTRCTVRLYMKIFQK; encoded by the exons ATGATCCGCAGCGCAGTTTCGTCAAAAATGTGGAGGCTGCCGGTGTTCGTTCTATGGATAGCTCTGCAATCG ACAAGTTTCAGTCACGTGACATTCACGAACCTGAAATGCAGCTCGTTAGATGAAAAATTCATGGAGTTTTCTACGTGCCAGATCAAGGCTGTCAATCGATCGCACAAGTACTTGGATATATACACGAAGATTCATCAGTTGCCCATAAACACGGCCTGG GTGAAAGTGAAGTTCATGAAGTTCGATAATGGATACAAGCCCTTCTTCATCGACCTCTCCTATGATGCCTGCAAGTTCATGAGGAATAAAAAGAAGCATCCGATTGCGCTCATGTTCTTTCGATCGTTTGTGAACAACACGAACCTCAATCACACCTGTCCCTACGAT CATGACATTTTCGTGGACAAACTCTATACCGGAGAACTGGAGATGGAATTCAGTCGCCTCATCCCCATTCCCAGCGGGGACTACGCCATCTTCACCGAATGGAGCTCCGAGAACACCACACGCTGTACCGTTCGCCTCTATATGAAGATATTCCAAAAATAG
- the LOC108151290 gene encoding uncharacterized protein LOC108151290: MPHRVRGAADEQFAMDGPLCIWILLGALTTTHAHVTFTNLKCDMADRTFGDVMCRIKAVNRTHKYIELRAQLFKVPVENITVNLKLMRYNHGYKLFFIDVNFDACKFLANPRNPIVRSFYNTFKKNSNANHTCPYNHDVIVDKLYTGNLEADFAKYVPLVNGDYAFFTEWYTNKIHRAFLKVYFSLSGSKND, from the exons ATGCCACACCGAGTCAGAGGTGCCGCCGATGAACAGTTCGCAATGGATGGACCGCTCTGTATATGGATTCTATTGGGTGCTCTAACG ACGACCCACGCACATGTGACCTTTACGAATCTCAAGTGCGATATGGCGGATAGAACATTCGGGGATGTCATGTGCCGCATCAAGGCAGTGAATCGCACCCACAAGTATATAGAGCTCAGGGCTCAACTGTTCAAGGTGCCAGTGGAAAATATCACA GTCAACCTAAAGCTAATGCGCTACAATCATGGCTACAAACTGTTCTTCATTGACGTCAACTTCGATGCCTGCAAGTTCCTGGCGAACCCCCGGAACCCCATCGTCCGCTCCTTCTACAATACCTTTAAGAAAAACTCGAACGCAAACCACACATGTCCCTACAAT CACGATGTGATTGTCGACAAATTGTATACCGGGAATCTGGAGGCGGATTTCGCCAAATATGTTCCTTTGGTCAATGGCGACTATGCCTTCTTCACGGAGTGGTATACGAACAAAATACATCGCGCCTTTTTGAAGGTATATTTCAGTTTATCAGGTTCAAAAAATGATTGA
- the LOC117185812 gene encoding uncharacterized protein LOC117185812 isoform X2, whose translation MWKLSVIAGTFLMCAVAHVTFTNLKCQMIDRRIGLFEMCRIKAVNRTHKYIEIYAKIYKLPVDNITCQILPMRHDHGYRPFFMNLTFDFCGFFRSLRTEHGIREILLQELFQTVKQFTNMNHSCPYNHDLVISKMWTGNLEARFLRYIPLPQGDYSLSFYWFTVGVHRATVRVYFRLTGG comes from the exons ATGTGGAAGTTATCTGTGATTGCTGGCACTTTCCTAATG TGCGCGGTGGCACATGTGACATTCACGAACCTCAAGTGCCAGATGATTGACCGGCGGATCGGGCTGTTTGAAATGTGCCGGATCAAGGCAGTGAATCGAACCCACAAATATATCGAAATCTACGCAAAGATCTACAAGTTACCCGTGGATAATATAACT TGCCAAATCCTTCCCATGCGTCATGATCATGGCTATAGGCCGTTCTTCATGAACCTGACCTTTGATTTCTGTGGGTTTTTCAGGAGTCTAAGGACTGAGCATGGCATCAGGGAGAtcctgctccaagaactctTCCAGACGGTCAAGCAGTTCACGAACATGAATCACTCGTGTCCCTACAAT CACGATTTGGTGATCTCCAAAATGTGGACCGGCAATCTAGAGGCGCGATTCCTGCGGTATATTCCCTTGCCCCAAGGGGACTACAGCCTCTCCTTCTACTGGTTCACCGTCGGCGTTCATCGAGCGACTGTCCGAGTGTACTTTAGGCTAACCGGCGGCTAA
- the LOC117185812 gene encoding uncharacterized protein LOC117185812 isoform X1 — MWKLSVIAGTFLMVNKWLKVKGNKKMVEPPTKRPHTIPQCAVAHVTFTNLKCQMIDRRIGLFEMCRIKAVNRTHKYIEIYAKIYKLPVDNITCQILPMRHDHGYRPFFMNLTFDFCGFFRSLRTEHGIREILLQELFQTVKQFTNMNHSCPYNHDLVISKMWTGNLEARFLRYIPLPQGDYSLSFYWFTVGVHRATVRVYFRLTGG; from the exons ATGTGGAAGTTATCTGTGATTGCTGGCACTTTCCTAATGGTAAACAAATGGTTGAAGGTTAAAGGTAACAAAAAGATGGTAGAACCCCCCACTAAAAGGCCCCATACCATTCCACAGTGCGCGGTGGCACATGTGACATTCACGAACCTCAAGTGCCAGATGATTGACCGGCGGATCGGGCTGTTTGAAATGTGCCGGATCAAGGCAGTGAATCGAACCCACAAATATATCGAAATCTACGCAAAGATCTACAAGTTACCCGTGGATAATATAACT TGCCAAATCCTTCCCATGCGTCATGATCATGGCTATAGGCCGTTCTTCATGAACCTGACCTTTGATTTCTGTGGGTTTTTCAGGAGTCTAAGGACTGAGCATGGCATCAGGGAGAtcctgctccaagaactctTCCAGACGGTCAAGCAGTTCACGAACATGAATCACTCGTGTCCCTACAAT CACGATTTGGTGATCTCCAAAATGTGGACCGGCAATCTAGAGGCGCGATTCCTGCGGTATATTCCCTTGCCCCAAGGGGACTACAGCCTCTCCTTCTACTGGTTCACCGTCGGCGTTCATCGAGCGACTGTCCGAGTGTACTTTAGGCTAACCGGCGGCTAA